A DNA window from Vigna angularis cultivar LongXiaoDou No.4 chromosome 1, ASM1680809v1, whole genome shotgun sequence contains the following coding sequences:
- the LOC108347064 gene encoding uncharacterized protein LOC108347064, whose translation MTLNPPSQMDQPKPNNTDKRKRVRDDSDSLPVPPKLPRVDTSSSESHRVDSAEFELARVDPDLFSMLNDAENVTERDPAVEVEHLDSFIKSFEEEILAPPSNPNVPPEPEVFKPNLGYLLEASDDELGLPPTVAPFEDESKHELLDSGRVGPEGVDLTGFLGFEDDIGSYEGFGFLGYDAVDDNGGGYVTIDGLFDHAEPGADILWRSESLQAM comes from the coding sequence ATGACACTAAACCCTCCTTCTCAAATGGACCAACCCAAACCCAACAACACCGACAAGAGGAAACGAGTTCGGGATGACTCAGACTCGCTCCCCGTCCCCCCCAAACTCCCCCGAGTTGATACCAGCTCCTCCGAGTCTCACCGAGTTGACTCCGCCGAGTTCGAGCTCGCCCGAGTCGACCCGGACCTCTTCAGCATGCTGAACGATGCGGAGAATGTGACGGAGCGTGACCCCGCCGTCGAGGTTGAGCACCTCGACTCTTTCATCAAGAGTTTCGAAGAGGAAATACTCGCTCCGCCTTCCAACCCCAACGTACCACCTGAACCGGAGGTCTTTAAACCGAACCTAGGTTACTTACTGGAAGCATCCGACGACGAGCTAGGGTTGCCGCCCACGGTTGCGCCTTTCGAGGACGAGTCAAAACACGAACTCCTTGATTCGGGTCGGGTTGGACCCGAGGGAGTCGATCTGACGGGATTTTTAGGGTTTGAGGATGATATTGGGAGCTACGAAGGTTTTGGTTTCCTTGGGTACGATGCCGTGGATGATAACGGTGGCGGTTACGTGACTATAGATGGGTTGTTTGATCATGCGGAACCTGGCGCCGATATTTTGTGGCGGTCGGAGTCGCTGCAGGCGATGTAG